Proteins from one Piscinibacter lacus genomic window:
- a CDS encoding calcium incorporation protein MxaA: MRRALPAGLLTLGLALSLGGLPTAAPAQTPPAQRVQAAQVMQPRAFGHVLGDVLTQRVRLGQGAEALAPKALPEAGRVGLWLDRRAPAVERDAQGVQWLRIDYQVINAPPSLGMIRLPALSLPTTAGPTLAVPAWPVSLGPLSPAEGSELPALQPDRLVALRDTAAPRQALQAALAALAAVLLAWLGWWTLQQWREAQTLPFARASARLRRADGSRLDDWQALHEAINQSAGRVVHAASLARLVEERPAWKPLHAELEAFFAASNARFFGAASARPDPSLRALALALRQVEKQTAD, from the coding sequence ATGAGGCGAGCCTTGCCTGCCGGACTGCTGACCCTCGGCCTGGCCCTCAGCCTCGGCGGCCTGCCCACCGCAGCGCCCGCGCAGACGCCGCCGGCCCAGCGGGTGCAGGCCGCCCAGGTCATGCAGCCGCGGGCCTTCGGCCATGTGCTGGGCGATGTGCTGACGCAGCGGGTGCGGCTTGGGCAGGGCGCCGAGGCGCTCGCGCCCAAGGCCCTGCCCGAAGCCGGCCGCGTCGGCCTCTGGCTTGATCGGCGGGCGCCCGCGGTCGAGCGCGATGCACAGGGCGTGCAGTGGCTGCGCATCGACTACCAGGTGATCAATGCGCCTCCCAGCCTGGGCATGATCCGCCTGCCGGCCCTGAGCCTGCCCACCACCGCGGGGCCGACCCTGGCCGTGCCGGCCTGGCCGGTGAGCCTGGGGCCCCTGAGCCCCGCCGAGGGCAGCGAGCTGCCGGCCCTGCAGCCCGACCGCCTGGTGGCCCTGCGCGACACCGCCGCGCCGCGCCAGGCCCTTCAGGCGGCCCTGGCGGCCCTGGCGGCGGTGCTGCTGGCTTGGCTGGGCTGGTGGACCCTGCAGCAGTGGCGCGAGGCGCAGACCCTGCCCTTCGCACGCGCCAGCGCCCGCCTGCGCCGCGCCGACGGCAGCCGGCTGGACGACTGGCAGGCCCTGCACGAGGCCATCAACCAGAGCGCCGGCCGGGTGGTGCATGCCGCCAGCCTGGCGCGGCTGGTTGAGGAGCGGCCGGCCTGGAAGCCGCTGCATGCCGAGCTGGAGGCCTTCTTCGCGGCCTCCAATGCGCGCTTCTTCGGCGCGGCCTCGGCCCGGCCCGACCCGAGCCTGCGCGCCCTGGCCCTGGCCCTGCGGCAGGTCGAGAAGCAGACTGCAGACTGA
- a CDS encoding vWA domain-containing protein — MQGFDFAQPLWLLLLPLALLPLQRRPADDLAFPAIAWLPADRLGRFVDRLGQVLAVLALVAAVIGLAGPGRDGGSELRSGRGAELLILMDRSSSMDANVIPKDVKAGGQFNSLPSKSEVVRGLLSQFVAKRPEDRFAFIAFSTRAMPIVPFTDNHALVQAALAATGIGRGLPDTRMGTALLAAIEAFSGRPYAGSRIVLVVSDGGAQLDEPTRERIRAGLARERIGLYWVYIRSNPNSPDLTQESGGSYDSAEELALHTFFGSLATPYRLYQTDDAQMMANAMAEIDRQQNLPLVYERRLPRSDYRSAFFLLALLSTLGLLVCRALQLQAWPRPPAPELRTPA, encoded by the coding sequence ATGCAAGGCTTCGATTTCGCCCAGCCGCTGTGGCTGCTTCTGCTGCCGCTGGCCCTGCTGCCCCTGCAGCGCCGGCCGGCCGATGACCTGGCCTTCCCGGCCATTGCCTGGCTGCCGGCGGACCGCCTGGGCCGCTTCGTCGACCGGCTGGGCCAGGTCCTGGCGGTGCTGGCCCTGGTCGCTGCAGTGATCGGCCTGGCCGGCCCCGGCCGCGACGGTGGCTCCGAGCTGCGCAGCGGCCGGGGCGCCGAGCTGCTGATCCTGATGGACCGCAGCAGCAGCATGGACGCCAATGTGATTCCCAAGGACGTGAAGGCGGGCGGCCAGTTCAACAGCCTGCCCAGCAAGAGCGAGGTGGTGCGCGGCCTGCTCAGCCAGTTCGTCGCCAAGCGGCCCGAGGACCGCTTTGCCTTCATCGCCTTCAGCACCCGCGCCATGCCCATCGTGCCCTTCACCGACAACCATGCCTTGGTGCAGGCGGCCCTGGCCGCCACCGGCATCGGCCGCGGCCTGCCGGACACGCGCATGGGCACGGCCCTGCTGGCGGCGATCGAGGCCTTCAGCGGCCGGCCCTATGCCGGCAGCCGCATCGTGCTGGTGGTGTCCGACGGCGGCGCCCAGCTCGACGAGCCGACGCGCGAGCGCATCCGCGCCGGCCTGGCCCGCGAGCGCATCGGCCTGTACTGGGTCTACATCCGCAGCAATCCCAATTCGCCGGACCTCACGCAGGAGAGCGGTGGCAGCTATGACTCGGCCGAGGAACTGGCGCTGCACACCTTCTTCGGCTCGCTCGCCACGCCCTACCGGCTCTACCAGACCGACGACGCGCAGATGATGGCCAATGCCATGGCCGAGATCGACCGCCAGCAGAACTTGCCGTTGGTCTATGAGCGGCGGCTTCCGCGCAGCGACTACCGCAGCGCCTTCTTTCTGCTGGCCCTGCTCAGCACCCTGGGCCTGCTGGTCTGCCGCGCGCTGCAATTGCAGGCCTGGCCCCGGCCGCCCGCCCCCGAGCTTCGGACGCCGGCATGA
- a CDS encoding MxaK protein, with amino-acid sequence MRRRSAHAIFGGLALACAALALAQALRLDQAERMNTGLRAALEAPVDLARPVLPSSDDPVELRLARATALAAAGAHEAAFKAYSSVLRSAGPAADSALSRQALFNLGNLSLRQALAQGGDEALPLVELAKQRYRDLLRVAPEDWDARYNLERALRLAPELEEALAAEDDVPVERRQIMLRGMEPGDLP; translated from the coding sequence ATGAGACGACGCAGCGCACACGCGATCTTTGGCGGCCTGGCCCTGGCCTGCGCCGCCCTGGCCCTGGCCCAGGCCCTGCGCCTGGACCAGGCCGAGCGGATGAACACCGGCCTGCGTGCCGCCCTGGAGGCCCCGGTCGACCTGGCCCGGCCTGTCCTGCCCTCGAGCGACGATCCGGTCGAGCTGCGCCTGGCCCGGGCCACTGCGCTGGCCGCCGCCGGGGCGCATGAGGCGGCCTTCAAGGCCTACAGCAGCGTGCTGCGCAGCGCCGGCCCCGCGGCCGACAGTGCGCTGAGCCGCCAGGCGCTCTTCAACCTCGGCAACCTGTCCCTGCGCCAGGCCCTGGCCCAGGGCGGCGACGAAGCCCTGCCCCTGGTCGAGCTGGCCAAGCAGCGCTACCGCGACCTGCTGCGCGTCGCGCCCGAAGACTGGGATGCCCGCTACAACCTGGAACGCGCCCTGCGCCTGGCCCCCGAGCTGGAAGAGGCCCTGGCCGCCGAGGACGATGTGCCCGTCGAGCGCCGGCAGATCATGCTGCGCGGCATGGAACCCGGGGACCTGCCGTGA
- a CDS encoding VWA domain-containing protein yields the protein MSWRQPGMLGGQLRALWRREHALAGAVLLLALALALPPITLERPRVTYLVTFDLTQSMDVEDMVRDGRSLSRLDAARAAVRELLPRLPCGSRVGWAIFADYRTLPLMLPVEVCSHYEDLLAALDAIDGRMRWANASNIAKGVTWSIRTARNVDEGTRVLFFTDGHEAPPMAGNTPPPMGDITAGEVGGLLIGVGGELPQPIPKTTREGQPAGHWAADEVVQRADRPVGQSTEHLSELREEHLKAVAKLLGFGYRRLGSDTALVEAVLDPALARKQPTPTDLRWVAALAALGLLAWRHRPAWPLRLGRR from the coding sequence GTGAGCTGGCGCCAACCCGGCATGCTGGGGGGCCAGCTTCGCGCCCTGTGGCGTCGCGAGCATGCCCTGGCCGGGGCCGTGCTGCTGCTGGCTCTGGCCCTGGCGCTGCCGCCGATCACACTGGAGCGGCCCCGCGTCACCTACCTGGTCACCTTCGACCTGACGCAGAGCATGGACGTCGAGGACATGGTCCGCGACGGCCGCAGCCTCAGCCGCCTGGACGCCGCCCGTGCCGCTGTGCGCGAACTGCTGCCGCGCCTGCCCTGCGGATCGCGCGTGGGCTGGGCCATCTTTGCCGACTACCGCACCCTGCCGCTGATGCTGCCGGTGGAGGTGTGCAGCCATTACGAAGACCTGCTCGCCGCGCTCGACGCCATCGATGGCCGCATGCGCTGGGCCAATGCCAGCAACATCGCCAAGGGCGTGACCTGGAGCATCCGCACCGCCCGCAATGTCGACGAAGGCACCCGGGTACTCTTCTTCACCGACGGCCACGAGGCCCCGCCCATGGCCGGCAACACCCCGCCGCCCATGGGCGACATCACCGCAGGCGAGGTCGGTGGCCTGCTCATCGGCGTGGGTGGCGAACTGCCCCAGCCCATCCCCAAGACCACCCGCGAAGGCCAGCCGGCCGGCCATTGGGCGGCCGACGAAGTGGTGCAGCGGGCCGACCGGCCGGTCGGCCAGAGCACCGAACACCTGTCGGAGCTGCGCGAGGAGCATCTCAAGGCCGTCGCCAAGCTGCTGGGCTTCGGCTACCGCCGCCTGGGCAGCGACACCGCCCTGGTCGAGGCCGTGCTGGACCCCGCCCTGGCGCGCAAACAGCCCACGCCCACCGACCTGCGCTGGGTGGCGGCGCTCGCCGCCCTGGGCCTGCTGGCCTGGCGACACCGGCCGGCATGGCCCCTGCGCCTCGGGCGGCGCTGA
- a CDS encoding OST-HTH/LOTUS domain-containing protein has protein sequence MTTAFDTESSPEGHRDAQHGRPGDALHEKHREVQRLLGRCMLRLQQYERLMKTLLAHHELAGPVDTLEAQRASRVDKLADKSLGTLVKALFESYAVVDDCERDLLPEGKTPTDRVAMAFSQRMVMAPERLAQARAAVEDLVAMRNQLVHHLIDRFDLWSDDGCAAAARHLEACYERIDQHFGELAGWARSMDEARALMASFTQSDAFRELVVNGIAPDGSFEWPVSGIVGVLRKAEQHLSEGGWTRLDRAREWMASTHPEQTPQKYGCRAWPQVLSESRQFDLEYRVGEDGRKLAWYRARALRSVRGARTERGGRGDKVAKGQP, from the coding sequence ATGACCACCGCATTCGACACCGAGTCCAGTCCTGAAGGTCATCGCGACGCGCAGCACGGCAGGCCGGGCGACGCGCTGCACGAGAAGCACCGCGAAGTCCAACGCCTTCTCGGTCGCTGCATGCTGCGCCTGCAGCAGTACGAGCGGCTGATGAAGACCCTCCTTGCCCACCACGAGTTGGCGGGGCCCGTCGACACGCTGGAAGCGCAACGGGCCTCCCGGGTCGACAAGCTGGCCGACAAGAGCCTTGGGACGCTGGTGAAGGCCTTGTTCGAGTCCTACGCGGTGGTCGACGACTGCGAGCGCGACCTGCTGCCCGAAGGCAAGACGCCGACCGACCGGGTGGCGATGGCCTTCAGCCAAAGGATGGTCATGGCGCCGGAGAGGCTGGCGCAGGCCCGTGCTGCGGTCGAGGACCTGGTCGCGATGCGCAATCAGCTCGTGCACCACCTCATCGACCGCTTCGACCTTTGGAGCGACGACGGTTGCGCGGCTGCGGCCCGTCATCTGGAAGCCTGCTACGAGCGCATCGACCAGCACTTCGGTGAGCTGGCAGGCTGGGCGCGGAGCATGGACGAGGCTCGGGCGCTGATGGCATCCTTCACCCAGTCCGATGCCTTCCGTGAGCTGGTCGTCAACGGCATCGCACCGGATGGCAGCTTCGAGTGGCCTGTCAGCGGCATCGTCGGGGTGCTCCGGAAAGCCGAGCAGCACCTGTCGGAAGGCGGCTGGACGCGGCTTGACCGCGCGCGCGAATGGATGGCGTCGACCCATCCCGAACAGACGCCGCAGAAGTACGGCTGCCGGGCCTGGCCGCAGGTGCTCAGCGAGTCGCGCCAGTTCGACCTCGAGTACCGCGTCGGCGAGGATGGCCGGAAGTTGGCGTGGTATCGCGCGCGGGCCCTGCGGAGCGTGCGGGGCGCCAGGACAGAACGGGGCGGACGGGGCGACAAGGTCGCGAAGGGCCAGCCCTGA
- a CDS encoding single-stranded DNA-binding protein → MQVFGNVATQPERKRSKTTNKDYYEFRLAESQRGANADTCWYSVRVMKEDKPQFDKGDFVKVTGRLKTDFYLSREGKPTGTLLIIAFEAAKIAKPASSSVATEVTR, encoded by the coding sequence ATGCAAGTATTTGGAAACGTCGCCACCCAGCCCGAGCGCAAGCGCAGCAAGACCACGAACAAGGACTACTACGAATTTCGCTTGGCAGAGAGCCAGCGCGGGGCCAACGCCGACACCTGCTGGTACTCGGTGAGGGTGATGAAAGAGGACAAGCCGCAGTTCGACAAGGGCGACTTCGTCAAGGTCACCGGCAGACTCAAGACCGATTTCTATCTGTCACGCGAGGGCAAGCCCACCGGGACCCTGCTCATCATCGCGTTCGAGGCGGCCAAGATTGCCAAGCCGGCCTCGTCCTCTGTCGCCACCGAGGTCACCAGGTAA
- a CDS encoding BPSL0761 family protein: MTTPYERTRALLETRQFLDELTSSESTPGVPDEIRCLARQLLRHYPGVRELDLAHKALPMFFAAALPPPNPTTAAAIDDAKQGRTPGTAFEDL, from the coding sequence ATGACCACGCCCTACGAACGAACCCGTGCCTTGCTGGAGACAAGGCAGTTCCTGGATGAGCTGACCTCGTCTGAATCGACACCCGGCGTGCCCGATGAGATTCGTTGCCTGGCGCGGCAACTCCTGCGTCACTACCCGGGAGTCAGGGAGCTCGACCTGGCGCACAAGGCACTGCCTATGTTCTTTGCAGCGGCGCTGCCGCCGCCGAACCCGACGACTGCGGCGGCGATAGACGATGCCAAGCAGGGCAGGACGCCAGGTACCGCCTTCGAAGACCTGTAA
- a CDS encoding helix-turn-helix domain-containing protein — MHAQQDIDAMHRKSHTGHPQETPAQRVTRLYATEGGPLIGWLYDECRRRGQEFREMAAALGVTYGYINQLRSGIRQVRQISDDFAVRCANYLGVPPVVVKMVAGRIPMSDFVHPREPLQDAIDRAMARMLDDPAARHILPADMSGLSLDAKQSLVAMYQECTGHDLLGACQLPELVRWLQRAAMIHDESEAEAVRGHRDLVAVG; from the coding sequence ATGCATGCGCAACAGGACATTGATGCCATGCATCGCAAGAGCCACACCGGCCATCCCCAGGAAACCCCCGCGCAACGCGTCACCCGTCTCTACGCCACCGAGGGCGGCCCGCTCATCGGTTGGCTGTATGACGAGTGCCGACGCCGAGGGCAGGAGTTCCGAGAGATGGCGGCCGCGCTGGGCGTGACCTACGGGTATATCAACCAGCTGCGCAGCGGTATCCGTCAGGTTCGCCAAATCAGCGACGACTTTGCCGTGCGCTGCGCCAACTACCTGGGCGTGCCGCCAGTCGTCGTCAAGATGGTGGCTGGACGGATTCCGATGAGCGACTTCGTTCACCCGAGGGAGCCGTTGCAGGACGCCATCGACCGGGCCATGGCCCGGATGCTCGACGACCCTGCCGCCCGCCACATCCTGCCTGCCGACATGTCCGGGCTCAGCCTTGACGCCAAGCAGTCATTGGTGGCGATGTACCAGGAGTGCACCGGCCACGACCTGCTGGGCGCCTGCCAGTTGCCCGAACTGGTGCGGTGGCTGCAGCGCGCGGCCATGATTCACGACGAGTCGGAAGCCGAGGCCGTGCGCGGTCACCGCGACCTGGTTGCAGTGGGCTGA
- a CDS encoding helix-turn-helix domain-containing protein, translated as MPTFVRTPPSAPVENQLLAGLHLALGAFSKDLTARLVAHVHAQLGAAKPSRKSVEKVVAESVPVLLEQAFVTSFLSGKEHAREHRAFLSHVLSAAELQATVGKDWTALMQASGASKAASSADEDEELTSEAASKLLHVSRTHLNTLADSGALGVVRRTDGGHRRISKAALLKYKALSKERQSKGLNAMVAASQKLGLYDAELEGLPIKADRTVR; from the coding sequence ATGCCTACGTTCGTCCGCACTCCGCCGTCTGCACCCGTCGAGAACCAGCTACTCGCGGGGCTCCACCTTGCACTGGGCGCCTTCTCCAAGGACCTGACCGCTCGGCTCGTTGCCCATGTCCACGCACAGCTTGGAGCGGCGAAGCCGTCGCGCAAGTCGGTCGAGAAGGTGGTGGCCGAGAGCGTTCCAGTGTTGTTGGAGCAGGCCTTCGTCACGAGTTTCCTGTCAGGCAAGGAGCATGCGCGGGAGCACCGTGCGTTCCTCTCTCATGTGCTGTCGGCAGCCGAGCTTCAGGCCACGGTTGGCAAAGACTGGACGGCGCTCATGCAAGCATCAGGCGCGTCCAAGGCAGCCTCGAGTGCCGATGAGGATGAGGAACTCACGAGCGAGGCTGCTTCAAAGCTCCTGCACGTCTCGAGGACGCATCTCAACACGCTTGCCGACTCGGGCGCCCTCGGAGTCGTTCGTCGAACCGACGGCGGCCACCGCCGAATTTCGAAGGCGGCGCTGCTCAAGTACAAGGCTCTAAGCAAGGAGCGCCAGTCGAAGGGCCTGAACGCGATGGTGGCGGCGAGCCAGAAGCTTGGTCTGTACGACGCTGAGCTCGAGGGCCTCCCTATCAAGGCGGACCGGACAGTTCGTTAG
- a CDS encoding helix-turn-helix transcriptional regulator codes for MSDPHLFKPVLELQDLANLLGRSPETVRKDLRRNPAAVPPRLLIPGTRLLRWRTADVQAWLAQRVEGPRRG; via the coding sequence ATGTCTGACCCCCATCTCTTCAAACCCGTCCTCGAACTGCAGGACCTTGCCAATCTCCTGGGCCGGAGCCCGGAGACCGTCCGCAAGGACCTGCGCCGCAACCCCGCCGCCGTGCCGCCGCGCCTTCTCATCCCGGGCACCCGGCTGCTGCGCTGGCGCACGGCCGACGTGCAGGCCTGGCTGGCCCAGCGTGTGGAGGGCCCGCGCCGTGGCTGA
- a CDS encoding AAA family ATPase, which translates to MAEPLKNPFSRALDVAFMLRNPPPPLDEVLPGLLAKTVGLGVGPGAVSKTMLMLQVAIAKATGTPLFGGAMGGLVGGTPVRPQQPERVVLVLAEELAEVVWGRLQAIASVQLGGLDIDPDRALALLSQNLVIHSLAGEEQVNLLSDGLEKTAAGDLLLQACRGARLVVLDPIREFHNADENDSAAMGALVRHIKRYARVTGAAWLLVHHTSRAAALNGYGDTADAGRGSTALTNAVRWQLNLSRPTRQTAMQHGLRDGALHQHVLLDIPKANYIATPETMLLRRGPHGVLLPASEVA; encoded by the coding sequence GTGGCTGAACCACTGAAGAACCCCTTCTCGCGTGCGCTGGACGTGGCCTTCATGCTGCGCAACCCGCCGCCGCCGCTGGACGAGGTGCTGCCCGGTCTGCTGGCCAAGACGGTTGGCCTCGGCGTGGGCCCGGGAGCGGTGAGCAAAACCATGTTGATGCTGCAGGTGGCCATCGCCAAGGCCACCGGGACGCCCCTGTTCGGTGGCGCGATGGGCGGGTTGGTGGGTGGTACGCCCGTGCGACCGCAGCAGCCCGAGCGTGTCGTATTGGTCCTGGCCGAAGAACTGGCCGAGGTGGTGTGGGGGCGGCTGCAGGCCATCGCCAGCGTTCAGCTCGGCGGTCTCGACATCGACCCGGACCGAGCCCTGGCCCTCTTGAGTCAGAACCTGGTCATCCACTCGCTGGCGGGCGAAGAACAGGTGAACCTGCTCAGCGACGGCCTGGAGAAGACAGCCGCAGGTGACCTGCTGCTGCAGGCCTGCCGCGGTGCGCGACTGGTCGTGCTAGACCCGATTCGGGAGTTCCACAACGCCGACGAGAACGACTCGGCGGCGATGGGCGCCCTGGTGCGGCACATCAAGCGCTACGCGCGTGTCACGGGCGCTGCCTGGCTGCTGGTGCACCACACCAGCCGTGCCGCCGCCCTCAACGGCTACGGCGACACGGCCGATGCCGGTCGAGGCTCGACGGCGCTGACCAATGCCGTGCGCTGGCAGCTGAACCTCAGCCGCCCGACACGGCAGACGGCCATGCAGCATGGCCTGCGCGACGGTGCGCTGCACCAGCACGTGCTTCTGGATATCCCCAAGGCCAACTACATCGCCACGCCTGAGACGATGTTGCTGCGGCGCGGACCGCATGGCGTGTTGCTGCCGGCGTCGGAGGTGGCATGA
- the repC gene encoding replication protein C, IncQ-type has translation MKRKPSGAAAVSPRVVRLAQPFGLCQLFRPMPKDGVARPTLNETVVYAGTTLRFSAREALGVPEQTLLLVLLELAQEQYRRQPAAHHLLESDRSEVGSLLWSGLCVSATESTGQVPSTLMLNCSWSELHRRCGSASVGGAVNQTRRRSLQRLCEVTVWERVAASRQEHSCRLVSWLVGDDQRVHVALNYRLAAAILAPGYAQLFLSERLALRSQTAMLVHAFLSTCLGAGKTLSVGYGTLVDRLWPDTGEVVSPTTRKRRPQDVKAALKGISELQRWSVELGPAVAQVTRRSATSAPQPAQLRPSTGGRHQPPPTPGKPAAREMTSPGRFADPSSSYGGHPFWKRLNADKDLPRNDEVGMTS, from the coding sequence ATGAAGCGCAAGCCCTCTGGCGCCGCGGCGGTATCGCCGCGTGTCGTTCGCCTCGCCCAGCCGTTTGGCCTGTGCCAGTTGTTCCGCCCGATGCCCAAGGACGGCGTTGCCCGGCCGACCCTCAACGAGACCGTCGTGTACGCCGGCACGACGCTGCGCTTCAGCGCCCGCGAGGCGCTGGGTGTGCCGGAGCAGACGCTGCTGCTGGTGCTGCTGGAACTGGCGCAGGAGCAGTACCGCCGGCAACCGGCGGCGCACCACCTTCTTGAGTCCGACCGCAGCGAGGTCGGCAGCTTGCTGTGGTCCGGGTTGTGTGTCAGCGCCACCGAGTCCACGGGTCAAGTGCCGTCCACCTTGATGCTCAACTGCTCATGGAGCGAACTGCACCGCCGCTGTGGCTCAGCCAGTGTCGGCGGTGCTGTGAACCAGACCCGGCGGCGGTCTCTGCAGCGCCTGTGCGAAGTGACTGTGTGGGAGCGCGTGGCGGCCAGCCGACAGGAACACTCCTGCCGCCTCGTGAGCTGGCTGGTGGGTGACGACCAGCGCGTGCATGTGGCACTGAACTACCGCTTGGCCGCCGCCATTCTGGCGCCGGGTTATGCCCAGCTGTTCTTGTCTGAGCGGCTGGCACTGCGCTCGCAGACCGCCATGCTGGTGCACGCCTTCCTGTCGACCTGCCTGGGCGCCGGCAAGACCCTCTCGGTGGGCTATGGGACGCTGGTGGACCGGCTGTGGCCCGACACCGGCGAGGTGGTGTCGCCCACCACGCGCAAGCGCCGGCCGCAAGACGTGAAGGCGGCGCTGAAGGGCATCAGCGAGCTGCAGCGGTGGAGTGTGGAGCTGGGGCCCGCGGTGGCCCAGGTCACCCGCCGGTCGGCAACTTCGGCACCGCAGCCCGCCCAGCTGAGGCCGTCCACCGGCGGCCGACACCAACCACCCCCCACGCCGGGCAAGCCTGCAGCCCGCGAAATGACGAGCCCTGGGCGTTTCGCGGACCCCAGCTCGTCATATGGCGGTCACCCGTTCTGGAAAAGACTGAACGCTGACAAGGACTTGCCGCGAAATGACGAGGTCGGTATGACTTCTTAA